Proteins encoded in a region of the Bactrocera tryoni isolate S06 chromosome 4, CSIRO_BtryS06_freeze2, whole genome shotgun sequence genome:
- the LOC120776130 gene encoding synaptic vesicle glycoprotein 2A-like, translating into MATTVFTQDAKTVNRVREPGTYTFTEALALTNFGKFNYVLIFISGLVTGTLVLETTSIGFVLPIAQCELQLTNRDKGILSAINFVGIIASSHLWGFFADTKGRRQVLWSTLLAAFVSTVFSSFAHNFWTMVLLRFINGFFVSSTAIIYAYLGEFHAPKTRFRAIMCSAVIFSVVAMLLPMIAYLVINQDWVLPLTFLRINYRPWRVFLIVCGVPGLLCSIIIYILPESPKFLLTVGEETKAIQVLQKMHRWNNGKETLRITHILPDDDTSFITPKLNNCDSNSNFALVFLQTMWSQTAPLFQRKYFQITVIICNIQFWALVAANGLYMWFPQTINGVVAFIQEHPGEHKLICEIVYDQQETLYKTDGTIECVNKLETPTFYYSLIMEILYASSFALVGFIINRVGKILILFITIILFTSCGLASVFIVNPVIAAYLYVLFFVVGVAIIVLNAITVDLYPTHLRAMAACISLMVGRVGSIAGANVAGALMGQHCEWNFYICCGALFICAFLALLLPRKKVHGES; encoded by the exons ATGG ccACAACAGTTTTCACACAAGATGCCAAAACAGTGAACCGGGTTCGAGAGCCAGGTACCTACACCTTCACTGAAGCATTGGCTCTAACAA ATTTTGGCAAATTCAACTATGTTTTGATTTTCATCTCCGGCTTGGTGACGGGCACACTGGTGCTGGAGACCACATCAATAGGCTTTGTGCTGCCCATCGCTCAATGCGAATTGCAACTGACCAATCGCGACAAGGGTATACTCAGCGCCATCAATTTTGTGGGTATAATCGCTAGTTCACATTTGTGGGGATTTTTTGCTGATACCAAGGGACGTCGACAGGTTTTATGGTCCACTTTGCTGGCAGCTTTTGTGTCCACTGTTTTCTCCAGTTTTGCGCACAATTTTTGGACGATGGTTTTACTGCGTTTCATCAATGGATTTTT TGTGTCCAGCACTGCTATCATTTACGCTTACCTCGGCGAATTCCATGCACCAAAAACACGTTTCCGCGCAATTATGTGCTCAGCAGTCATATTTTCCGTTGTTGCGATGCTTCTGCCGATGATCGCTTACTTGGTGATAAATCAAGATTGGGTTTTGCCTTTAACATTTCTACGCATAAACTATAGACCATGGCGGGTCTTTTTAATCGTATGTGGTGTTCCCGGATTACTTTGcagtattataatttatattttgcccGAAAGTCCAAAGTTTTTACTGACGGTCGGTGAGGAGACCAAGGCCATACAGGTGTTGCAAAAAATGCACCGCTGGAATAATGGAAAGGAAACACTTAGA ATTACACATATTCTCCCAGATGATGACACCTCGTTCATAACACCGAAATTGAACAACTGCGATTCGAATTCGAATTTCGCACTCGTATTTTTGCAAACGATGTGGAGTCAAACTGCGCCACTATTCCAacggaaatattttcaaattacgGTAATCATTTGTAATATTCAATTTTGGGCATTAGTCGCCGCCAATGGCCTGTATATGTGGTTCCCACAAACAATCAATGGTGTGGTGGCATTCATACAGGAACACCCAGGCGAGCACAAACTAATTTGTGAAATTGTCTATGACCAGCAAGAAACGTTATACAAAACTGATGGA ACGATTGAGTGTGTGAATAAGCTGGAGACCCCCACATTTTATTACTCGCTTATTATGGAAATACTTTACGCCAGCTCATTCGCATTAGTGGGTTTTATCATAAATCGTGTCGGAAAAATATTGATTCTTT ttattaccaTAATATTATTCACATCCTGCGGTTTAGCTTCTGTCTTCATCGTCAATCCAGTTATTGCCGCCTACCTGTATGTGCTCTTTTTCGTGGTGGGCGTGGCAATCATTGTGCTGAATGCTATTACAGTAGATCTATATCCAACACACTTGCG cGCCATGGCTGCATGCATATCACTTATGGTGGGTCGTGTTGGAAGTATAGCCGGGGCCAACGTTGCTGGAGCTTTGATGGGTCAGCACTGCGAATGGAATTTCTATATCTGCTGTGGAGCTCTGTTCATTTGCGCTTTTCTTGCTTTACTGCTGCCACGTAAAAAAGTCCATGGTGAATCGTAA
- the LOC120775841 gene encoding synaptic vesicle glycoprotein 2A-like translates to MVQSISTQDAAAVNKFRGPNAYTFTDCLTLTNIGKFNYFLIFISGMVMATLLLETSSMGFILPIAQCDLQLTNVDKGVLSAISFLGIITSSHLWGFLADTKGRRKVMRPTLLATFTITILSSFAINYWVMVLLRFFNGFFLASTATIYAYLGEFHTDKTRSRAIMGSAFIFALGAMILPMIAFLVINRDWVLPLSFLGIDYKPWRLFIIVCGIPGFLCGLSLFVLPESPKFLLAIGEESKAIEVLQKMHRWNGGKEELIITHILPEDDAAVSTLKFNKNFDSNSNFALVFLQTMWNQTAPLFQRKYLRITMIICLIQFWLLVVTNGLYMWFPHIMNSVAAFMQEHPGEHKQICEIVYDHQEGLYNTDGTIACIDKLEDSTYYYSFIMEILYASSFAFIGFVINRVGKLLILFITLIFFTTCGLVSVFIVDPAVAAYLYVLFFLVGVAIYVLSAVTVDLYPTHLRAMAGCISLMVGRLGSVVGANIAGVLMSHYCEWNFYICCGAMYVCAFLALLLPRKSPDAAVKSEA, encoded by the exons TACAAAGTATATCTACGCAAGATGCCGCCGCGGTTAACAAATTTCGGGGCCCGAATGCCTACACTTTCACCGACTGCTTGACATTAACAA ACATTGGCAAATTTAACTACTTTTTAATATTCATCTCCGGCATGGTGATGGCCACGCTTTTGCTGGAAACCTCCTCAATGGGATTTATTCTACCAATTGCACAATGTGATTTGCAATTGACGAATGTGGATAAGGGTGTTCTTAGCGCCATAAGTTTTCTAGGCATAATAACGAGTTCGCATTTGTGGGGGTTTTTGGCAGATACGAAGGGTCGTCGCAAAGTAATGAGACCCACGCTGTTGGCCACATTTACGATTACAATACTCTCAAGTTTCGCAATCAATTATTGGGTTATGGTTTTACTGCGTTTCTTTAATGGATtttt TTTGGCTAGCACTGCAACAATTTACGCCTATCTTGGTGAATTCCATACAGATAAAACACGCTCACGAGCTATTATGGGATCAGCATTCATATTCGCACTTGGCGCAATGATTTTACCAATGATCGCTTTTCTAGTCATTAATCGAGATTGGGTGCTGCCTTTGTCATTTCTGGGCATAGATTACAAGCCTTGGCGTCTATTTATAATCGTATGTGGCATTCCAGGATTTCTTTGTGGATTGTCGCTCTTTGTATTACCCGAAAGTCCAAAATTTCTGCTTGCCATTGGAGAGGAGAGCAAAGCAATTGAAGTATTGCAAAAAATGCACCGCTGGAATGGTGGAAAGGAAGAGCTCATT ATTACACATATTTTGCCCGAGGATGACGCTGCAGTCTCCAcattgaaatttaacaaaaacttcGATTCGAATTCGAATTTCGCACTTGTCTTTTTGCAAACGATGTGGAACCAAACGGCGCCACTGTTCCAACGCAAGTATTTACGAATCACAATGATCATTTGCCTTATACAATTTTGGTTGCTTGTCGTCACCAATGGCCTGTATATGTGGTTCCCGCATATTATGAATAGTGTGGCCGCGTTCATGCAGGAACACCCAGGCgagcacaaacaaatttgtgAGATTGTCTATGACCATCAAGAAGGCTTATACAATACTGATGGA ACCATCGCCTGCATCGACAAGCTGGAGGACTCtacatattattattctttcatcatggaaatattGTATGCCAGCTCATTCGCATTCATTGGCTTTGTCATAAATCGTGTGGGGAAACTATTAATTCTTT ttaTTACCTTAATATTCTTCACAACCTGTGGCTTAGTATCGGTCTTCATAGTCGATCCAGCTGTAGCCGCCTACCTCTATGTGCTTTTTTTCTTGGTGGGCGTGGCTATATATGTGCTAAGTGCAGTTACAGTCGACTTATATCCCACACACCTGCG cGCCATGGCCGGTTGTATTTCGCTTATGGTGGGTCGTTTGGGCAGTGTAGTCGGCGCTAATATTGCCGGCGTCCTGATGAGTCATTACTGTGAATGGAACTTCTACATTTGCTGCGGTGCTATGTATGTCTGCGCCTTTCTCGCACTTCTGCTGCCACGTAAGAGTCCCGATGCGGCGGTCAAAAGTGAAGCGTGA